A window of candidate division TA06 bacterium genomic DNA:
GCCGATCACCGCCAGAATGTCGTCGGTGTGCATGATCAGGTACTCCACGTCATCAATCTTGACCTCGGTCCCGGAATACTTGCCGTAAAGCACCTTGTCGCCGGCTTTAACGTCCATGGCCATGCGGGTGCCGCTGTCGGAGATCTTGCCCGGGCCGGCGGCCACCACTTCGCCCTCCATGGGCTTTTCCTTGGCCGTGTCAGGAATAATGATTCCGCCCTTTTTGGTTTCCTTGGCTTCCAGCGGTTTTACCAGCACCCTATCTCCCAGTGGCTTGATTTTGGATAAGGTAGACATAAGTTTTAAACCCTCCTAGTGCTTAATGGTTGATTGATATTTTGTTTGTCTGTTTTATACGG
This region includes:
- the groES gene encoding co-chaperone GroES, giving the protein MSTLSKIKPLGDRVLVKPLEAKETKKGGIIIPDTAKEKPMEGEVVAAGPGKISDSGTRMAMDVKAGDKVLYGKYSGTEVKIDDVEYLIMHTDDILAVIG